Proteins from one Mycobacterium sp. EPa45 genomic window:
- a CDS encoding cyclopropane mycolic acid synthase family methyltransferase, whose protein sequence is MEPHFDDVQHHYDLSDDFYRLFLDPTQTYSCAYFERDDLTLEEAQIAKIDLSLGKLGLEPGMTLLDIGCGWGATMMRALEKYDVNVIGLTLSKNQALHVQHLFDESQSSRSKRVLLEGWEQFDEKVDRIVSIGAFEHFGYDRYDAFFKMAYDTLPADGVMLLHTIVKPSDEDFTARALPITMRHLKFFKFIMDEIFPGGRLPQPETVTEHATRAGFSINRIQPLRLHYARTLDLWAAALQENEEEAVALQSREVYDRYMKYLTGCAELFRDGYTDICQFTLAKG, encoded by the coding sequence ATGGAGCCGCACTTCGATGATGTGCAGCATCATTACGACCTGTCGGACGACTTCTATCGGCTGTTCCTGGACCCGACTCAGACCTACAGCTGCGCATATTTCGAGCGCGATGACCTGACGCTGGAAGAGGCGCAGATCGCGAAGATCGATTTGTCGCTGGGAAAGCTCGGACTCGAACCGGGCATGACGCTGCTCGACATCGGCTGTGGCTGGGGAGCGACGATGATGCGCGCCCTGGAGAAGTACGACGTCAATGTCATCGGCTTGACACTGAGCAAGAATCAGGCCCTGCATGTCCAGCATCTCTTCGACGAATCGCAGAGTTCACGGTCCAAGCGCGTCCTGCTCGAGGGCTGGGAGCAGTTCGACGAGAAGGTCGACCGGATCGTCTCCATCGGTGCCTTCGAACATTTCGGCTACGACCGCTACGACGCGTTCTTCAAGATGGCTTACGACACGCTGCCCGCCGACGGTGTCATGTTGCTGCACACCATCGTCAAGCCGAGCGACGAGGACTTCACGGCGCGCGCACTGCCGATCACCATGCGGCACCTGAAGTTCTTCAAATTCATCATGGACGAGATCTTCCCCGGCGGGCGGCTTCCGCAGCCGGAGACGGTGACCGAGCACGCCACCCGTGCCGGCTTCAGCATCAACCGAATTCAGCCCTTGCGGCTGCACTACGCCCGCACGCTGGATCTGTGGGCCGCAGCGCTGCAAGAGAATGAGGAAGAGGCCGTCGCCCTGCAGTCCCGCGAGGTCTACGACCGCTACATGAAGTATCTGACCGGCTGCGCCGAGCTGTTCCGTGACGGCTATACCGACATCTGCCAGTTCACCCTGGCCAAGGGCTGA